One Purpureocillium takamizusanense chromosome 1, complete sequence genomic window carries:
- a CDS encoding uncharacterized protein (TransMembrane:1 (o184-209i)~EggNog:ENOG503P6C0), producing MEHPVREIASVVTTLTTGSVQEQHDTLTSYFLPHASFTHPLCRVPSFSKGTIPLAPGLESRWLLLCIYRWYRTLSPSIDIHIDSAVFDQRSGQLFVSIRQTFTLWFIPLYKAPVKLTTILNLEQHPASETSPSLSRNNGSAASSNSLAGPGQERLRYFIAHQEDLYQMNDLIQFLCPWLGPLLWFFWQLFSTGLCAVGSVLLLPLYLLLNRGAKAKKVQ from the exons AGCATCCGTGGTCACGACCCTGACGACGGGCAGCGTCCAGGAGCAGCATGACACTCTCACCAGCTACTTCCTGCCACACGCATCCTTCACGCACCCGCTCTGCCGCGTCCCGTCCTTCTCCAAGGGCACCATCCCCCTGGCCCCGGGGCTCGAGTCCCGGTGGCTGCTCCTGTGCATTTACAGGTGGTACAGGACTCTGAGTCCCAGCATCGATATCCACATCGACTCTGCGG TGTTTGATCAGCGCTCCGGCCAGCTCTTCGTCTCGATCCGCCAAACCTTTACCCTCTGGTTCATCCCCCTGTACAAGGCCCCCGTGAAgctcaccaccatcctcaaCCTCGAGCAGCACCCCGCGTcggagacgtcgccgtcgctgtcgcgcAACAatggcagcgccgccagcagcaactcGCTCGCGGGCCCCGGGCAGGAGCGCCTGCGCTACTTCATCGCTCACCAGGAGGACCTGTACCAGATGAACGACCTCATCCAGTTCCTGTGCCCGTGGCTCGGCCCGCTCTTGTGGTTCTTCTGGCAGCTGTTCAGCACCGGCCTCTGCGCGGTGGGAtccgtcctgctgctgcctcttTATCTCCTGCTGAATAGGGGGGCCAAGGCAAAGAAGGTGCAGTGA
- a CDS encoding uncharacterized protein (COG:O~EggNog:ENOG503NY2T) yields the protein MMLKQWDGAKRSWRDWDSLRQDPDLCVRDGNCLIYLHSKGRIKRDPAFKLPFSALLAKKCYPFIQRFLVTDGRRPQSPDEIMRWYRLNPRRMVELYVPPPPTGDKQQALQYHIAMRNLLAWVLGRSVVGESLGAALVGLLHSMHEFRSAGEDNVGDLLAYMGEEGYLALANQPDYALAMLYLAEAFQLRTLYLRAFAHCVGMKQSLSSSTEFPNMTSATRKLIRQKRADLDARLERSATMLSSFLDKELSEAHIGIPLGARMHLDRFRSFLLSFYSAKFGYYPPRRFDAAVLRVLAEDFAALHALLKDDGYTAGPFDLMPSSAVGGICTLQLIQAVDARNRFDPMPHPLPLLPQVGTAQGSTRHISWFPRSKTKADQRQIEHAALVRASHWREDIFQNDLVRAYRGFEEASVVAPSRADRHERVSLLDARKVRWILIYAVHQALRQATSPAAGVSDEKEAQYLLSAPLDAVLPWREPKDIEKPARRQADPALGSQDDEMPWCNSMMEIKPDIDYFALTQKTPPPPQPPPSRSRRLSLPASCSSDVSRSNSFKHALSRSSTLRRSVRRLRQATSSAGSTPPVTAGGLGKPVYHEIVVHGYGNGTNSVSFDSPTRTESLPIRRLDTSVGVASRSGSTASASRSDSSTTSAGQTTAVGSPADTLASSITIPSPSMTPVLDTDMSCDPVDSVMPAKPSRRWSQHDGSSRPGQSRSNSIKRRPLSAAIEGYNYAKSLGHLVEQEGRNILSRGGGGGAGISRRHSLMGGGPELRRKASASVPLPLVIDEEEVAGVLPRDSGDWTAMQAFLDGKTGEEEYADLGGLIALR from the exons ATGATGTTGAAGCAGTGGGACGGGGCCAAGCGATCATGGAGAGACTGGGACTCTCTTAGACAG GATCCCGATCTGTGCGTCCGAGATGGCAACTGCCTCATCTATTTGCACAGCAAGGGCCGTATCAAACGGGACCCAGCCTTCAAACTGCCATTCTCCGCTCTCCTCGCGAAGAAGTGCTATCCCTTCATTCAACGGTTCCTTGTCACGGATGGACGCCGCCCGCAGTCCCCTGACGAGATCATGCGCTGGTATCGCTTGAATCCCCGACGGATGGTTGAGCTGTATGttccgccaccgccaacaGGTGACAAACAGCAGGCTCTGCAGTACCACATTGCGATGCGAAACCTTCTGGCTTGGGTTCTCGGGCGCTCTGTGGTCGGGGAAAGCTTGGGCGCTGCGTTGGTGGGCTTGTTGCACAGCATGCACGAGTTTcgctccgccggcgaggacaaTGTTGGCGATTTGCTGGCATACATGGGCGAAGAGGGATACTTGGCACTAGCCAACCAGCCCGACTATGCACTGGCGATGTTATACCTAGCGGAGGCGTTTCAACTGCGGACTCTGTACCTCAGGGCGTTCGCTCATTGCGTCGGCATGAAGCAGAGCCTGTCCTCAAGTACTGAGTTTCCG AACATGACTTCAGCGACCAGGAAACTCATCAGGCAAAAACGGGCAGACTTGGATGCCCGACTGGAACGCAGCGCAACGATGCTCAGTAGCTTTCTGGACAAGGAGCTATCTGAGGCACACATCGGCATTCCCCTCGGAGCGCGCATGCATCTTGACCGGTTCCGCTCATTTCTTTTGTCGTTTTACAGTGCCAAGTTCGGATACTACCCTCCACGGCGGTTCGATGCTGCCGTGCTGCGCGTCCTGGCCGAGGACTTTGCCGCGCTGCAtgcgctgctcaaggacgacgggTACACTGCCGGCCCTTTCGATCTAATGCCGTCTTCTGCGGTAGGCGGCATATGCACGCTCCAGCTGATACAGGCGGTCGATGCGAGGAACCGATTCGATCCCATGCCACACCCGCTGCCTCTCCTCCCGCAAGTCGGCACCGCCCAAGGCTCGACACGGCACATTTCGTGGTTCCCGCGCAGCAAGACCAAAGCGGACCAGCGGCAGATTGAGCACGCGGCGCTTGTGCGGGCTTCGCATTGGAGAGAGGATATCTTCCAAAACGATCTCGTGCGCGCGTACCGGGGCTTCGAGGAGGCGTCCGTCGTGGCACCGAGCCGTGCGGACCGACACGAGAGGGTTTCGCTGCTGGACGCGCGTAAGGTCCGCTGGATACTTATATATGCGGTGCATCAGGCATTGCGTCAGGCTACGAGCCCGGCTGCTGGGGTATCTGACGAGAAGGAGGCACAGTATCTGCTATCCGCACCTCTAGATGCGGTGCTTCCGTGGAGGGAGCCCAAGGATATCGAGAAGCCGGCAAGGAGACAGGCTGACCCCGCACTTGGCTCCCAGGACGATGAGATGCCGTGGTGCAACAGCATGATGGAGATAAAACCCGACATCGATTACTTTGCGCTGACGCAAAAGACGCCACCCccgccgcaaccgccgccgtcgcggagtCGCCGTTTGTCGCTTCCCGCGTCATGCTCATCAGATGTATCGCGTTCCAACTCGTTCAAGCACGCACTGAGTCGCAGCTCGACACTTCGGAGGTCGGTCAGGAGGCTGCGACAGGCCACTTCGTCGGCAGGCTCGACGCCACCcgtgacggcgggcgggttaGGCAAACCAGTGTATCACGAGATAGTTGTGCATGGCTACGGCAACGGGACCAACAGCGTGAGCTTTGACTCACCGACTCGGACAGAGTCGTTGCCCATACGGCGACTGGACACGTCGGTGGGCGTGGCGAGTAGGAGCGGCtcaacggcatcggcgtcgcgaTCGGACTCGAGCACAACCTCGGCCGGACAGACCACGGCCGTAGGCAGTCCGGCCGACACGCTGGCTTCATCTATTACAATACCGAGCCCGAGCATGACACCCGTCTTAGACACAGACATGTCCTGCGACCCCGTGGACTCCGTGATGCCGGCGAAGCCTTCCCGACGTTGGAGTCAGCATGACGGATCCAGTCGTCCCGGGCAATCCAGGTCCAACTCCATCAAACGACGACCGCTGAGTGCCGCCATTGAGGGCTACAACTACGCCAAGTCGTTGGGACACCTTGTCGAGCAGGAGGGCCGCAACATActctcccgcggcggcggtggcggagcgGGCATCTCGCGGCGGCACAGCCTCATGGGAGGCGGACCGGAACTCCGCCGCAAggcgagcgcgagcgtgccgctgccactcGTGATTGACGAAGAGGAGGTAGCGGGGGTGTTGCCGCGGGACTCTGGCGACTGGACGGCCATGCAGGCGTTCCTggacggcaagacgggcgaggaaGAGTATGCCGATCTGGGCGGCCTGATTGCCTTGCGTTGA
- a CDS encoding uncharacterized protein (COG:N~EggNog:ENOG503NXXI): protein MACSTPYTYIQCPCSGYSDAERGDSPDGLNEDEDERTFDPRDPRSNYSLYPLEYLLFCEDCQQIRCPRCVTEETVTYYCPSCLFEVPSSNLRSEGNRCTRSCYQCPICVGPLQVGAVQPGQDTNAASTEGQSGASATGPLALFCQYCNWTSKETGIEFDRPGGIHSQLAKMNNGGTPKLTTKDVKERRKDNPDEPLVPDDQVDGDFQFASLKAFYADQLTESNTSLSGLPLHDGVGFSSPAALTRIMSLYTGRGHGGRLQKGHADVMREALNSEEGIKLAKLEESHLIKKLINGGWEATTAREQRDAQVDPAVRFQDDLRPTPYLLRTKRSKRCPVCRHIISKPENKVTSTRFKIRLVAKSYIPNLTIRPMRPTAGVIPVTSRPGVAEELPLKPLKPHQYILTFKNPLFESIKVTLATPHVTPGRFASKVTILCPQFEVDANTDMWDDALKEDGKDRGRRGDDAAGGEAGKIWEKGRNWVSIVLEVIPASLRPENRIIGAKDANVDKGPLREDEDILEIPMFVRIEWEADAQNEVGAGQKEKESREKRELAYWCVLGVGRISHE from the exons ATGGCGTGCTCAACTCCATACACTTACATACAGTGCCCATGCTCGGGCTActccgacgccgagcggGGCGACTCGCCCGACGGCTTgaacgaggatgaggacgagcGCACCTTCGACCCCCGCGACCCGCGCTCCAACTACAGCCTATACCCGCTCGAGTACCTCCTGTTCTGCGAAGATTGCCAACAGATTCGCTGCCCGCGATGCGTCACCGAGGAGACAGTCACGTACTATTGTCCGAGCTGCCTCTTTGAGGTCCCGAGCAGCAACCTTCGCAGCGAGGGGAATCG GTGCACCAGAAGCTGCTACCAATGCCCAATATGCGTTGGGCCCCTTCAAGTCGGCGCGGTCCAGCCTGGACAGGACACAAATGCAGCGTCTACGGAAGGGCAaagcggcgcctcggccaccggCCCGCTAGCTCTCTTCTGCCAGTACTGCAACTGGACCTCGAAAGAGACGGGTATTGAGTTTGACCGACCGGGAGGCATACACTCGCAGCTCGCCAAGATGAATAACGGCGGGACGCCAAAGCTCACAACAAAGGACGTCAAGGAGCGGCGCAAGGATAACCCCGACGAGCCTCTAGTTCCCGACGATCAAGTCGATGGCGACTTTCAATTTGCCAGCCTCAAAGCCTTTTACGCCGACCAGCTTACGGAATCAAACACCTCATTGAGCGGCTTGCCTctgcacgacggcgtcggcttCTCCTCTCCGGCGGCATTGACGCGCATCATGTCGCTCTATACGGGTCGCGGTCACGGCGGACGGCTGCAAAAGGGCCATGCTGATGTCATGCGCGAAGCGCTCAACTCGGAAGAAGGCATTAAACTCGCGAAGCTAGAGGAGTCACACTTGATCAAGAAACTCATCAACGGAGGCTGGGAAGCCACCACGGCGCGCGAGCAGCGAGACGCGCAAGTCGATCCGGCAGTTCGGTTTCAAGACGATCTCAGACCGACACCGTATCTCCTCCGCACGAAGCGCTCGAAGCGTTGCCCCGTTTGCCGACACATCATATCAAAACCTGAGAACAAGGTCACCTCTACTCGGTTCAAGATCCGCCTCGTGGCCAAATCATATATTCCCAATCTTACCATTCGCCCCATGCGACCAACCGCCGGAGTAATACCCGTCACTTCCCGGCCAGGTGTTGCGGAGGAGCTACCCCTCAAACCGCTGAAGCCCCATCAATACATCCTGACATTCAAGAACCCTCTATTCGAGAGCATCAAGGTCACACTTGCCACGCCACACGTGACGCCCGGTCGCTTCGCCAGTAAGGTGACGATTCTGTGCCCTCAATTTGAGGTCGATGCCAATACGGATATGTGGGACGATGCACTCAAGGAGGACGGAAAGGATAGAGGCCGCaggggcgacgatgccgcaggcggcgaggcaggcaagaTATGGGAGAAAGGCCGCAACTGGGTGAGCATCGTGCTCGAAGTGATCCCAGCCTCATTGCGGCCCGAGAACCGGATCATCGGCGCCAAGGATGCCAACGTGGACAAGGGCCCGCTCAGGGAAGACGAGGATATTCTCGAGATACCCATGTTTGTGCGAATAGAGTGGGAGGCGGACGCACAAAATGAGGTGGGCGCTGGACAGAAGGAAAAGGAGTCACGAGAAAAGCGGGAGCTCGCTTATTGGtgcgtcctcggcgttggACGTATCAGTCACGAATGA